Genomic segment of Mastomys coucha isolate ucsf_1 unplaced genomic scaffold, UCSF_Mcou_1 pScaffold5, whole genome shotgun sequence:
tttggcctTGTTTAGACAACTCAGCTGTGCTACCTGCCGTTTCAAGGCCTCTTTCTAGCCTGTGCTGGAGGCCCAGTCCTACTCCTGAGGTCTGCCCTGCGCCCTAGTTCACCATGGGGAACCACTTGACTGAAATGGCCCCCACAGCCTCATCCTTCCTGCCGCACTTCCAGGCCCTGCATGTCGTGGTCATTGGGTTGGATTCCGCCGGGAAGACGTCCCTTCTTTACCGCCTCAAGTTCAAGGAGTTTGTCCAGAGCGTCCCCACCAAGGGCTTCAACACCGAGAAGATCCGCGTGCCCCTGGGAGGTTCCCGTGGAATCACTTTCCAAGTGTGGGATGTCGGGGGTCAGGAGAAGCTTCGGCCACTGTGGCGCTCCTACACCCGCCGGACAGATGGACTGGTGTTTGTCGTGGACTCTGCAGAGATCGAGAGGTTAGAGGAAGCTAGAATGGAGCTACACCGGATCAGCAAGGCTTCCGACAACCAGGGGGTGCCGGTGCTGGTGCTGGCCAACAAGCAGGACCAGCCGGGGGCACTGAGCGCAGCAGAGGTGGAGAAGAGGCTGGCCGTCCGGGAGCTGGCAGCTGCCACGCTCACCCATGTGCAGGGCTGCAGTGCTGTGGACGGGCTGGGCCTGCAGCCAGGACTGGAGCATTTGTATGAGATGATtctgaagaggaagaaggcacCTCGGTCGAGCAAGAAGAGACGGTGACCCGAGGCTGCTCCTACCCTACCTGCTAGGGGTCAGTACATGTTGTAGTCAGGCAGGGCCTGTGACCTCTCAGCCAGCCTGGGTGCTGGATCTGCCCACctcaaaggactgaaggagcataGGTGGCCCTGTGTGCCacaagggggagggaagatgaagTGCCTTCACTGCCCTTCACCtgtagagagaggggagggagaggctgcAAAAGCGGAGACAAATGTTACTGCTAACTACTACCTCGGCCCAGCCCTCGTTTTTCCTTCCCTAGCATTTTACTTggatctatatttttatttttgcagggGGAGGGTGTGTAGAAGATTATCCAGAGAGtgcatttggggggggggatgaatTGAGAACATCTTTCTGCTCTCCACAATTGGGGAGCGGGGTCTCCTCAGCTGCTCTTCCCACAGTCGTTCTGTGTCTGTGAAAGTGCCGAGAATTCTCCCCACATTTGTAGATCCCCTTTTTATAAGCCTCGAGTGTCCTCTGTattactgggttttttgtttgtttgttttttagcattTGCCTGTAAGTTATTAAAGATGGATGATTCTAGCTCTTGTTCTAGCTCTGGTAACTTCCTCTCGCCCCGTGGAGAGTTTGGGATTTGCATGGAAAATAGGGGGAGGAGGGGCTGCTTATcctgaaagaacaacaacaacaacaaaaaaaccgaGCACTCACAGGTTAGATTGTGTACTTAGGGAGTGGCTGGTGCAGATTCTGGAGGAAATTGAAGACCCCAAAAGCTATTGTTGCCTGACCTAGTTTAGGGGTCATGACTCCTCTCATCTTCTCACCTCCTCTGGCCCTTGCTCCAGAGGACCAGCTGCTCCTAGGCCTGCCTGTGGCAAAGTACCTGCTCCTAGGTCTCTCTGTGCCCATGACCACGAAGAGTCTCTCTCTGGCTCCATCAGCCCTGCCCGCGTGTTCAGGTCAGTCCGACTTCTTTCCCCTTTTGGAGGACTTAGCAAGGATGGAAAGTAATTCCTGGCCTTAAGCCACCTCCAAGAGCTCAATCCTGCTGACTGTGGCTCTCTGGCAGCAGCTGGAGCTTCGAAGACCTGGGTTGGCCTGGTGACTAAGCCTGAGTCTTCAGCTATGGGAGCAGCAGCTCTTCTCCCAGAGGGGACAGCAGTCATCATCTACCCCACTCCCAACCTGTGAGAAGATGGGAAGGGCACCGTCTACAACTGTTAATGGAACAAGCTGAGAGAGCTGTGGTGTGCACCCGCAGTCCTAGCATTTGGGGGgcggggtagaggcaggagggtcagtcGAAGGTGAGGTGAGaccctaccacacacacagtaAGGGGTTAATGTCTCCGAGCTCCTGCTTAGGTTTCCAGGGGCCCCGCCTCCTGCAGGAAGGCCAGCTGTGTCTGATAGAACAATAAGAATCTCCTAATCTTTCTGGGTGGGAGTCCTGAGAAAGCAAAGGACAACCTTCTaggccccactcccacccacggCCTTTGCAAACATGAGATCCTTAGAGCAGCTTGACAATCCTGCCCTTGGATCTGataaaggggtgggggtgggggagctccctGCAGCTCAGTCTGGGGGAGGCTACTTTTCCAAAAGCTGAAGCTTGCTGCCAGGGCCATCTAGATTTGTCCTTCAACTCCCTTGAAGCTCTGGCAggatggggtgtggggggagggtgtgtgtgtgtgtgtgtgtgtgtgtgtgtgtgtgtgtgtgtgtgtgtatgcactcctGTGCATTGATCCGGAAGGGTGCCCAAGGGTGCGTCAGTGCGAGGGACAGCTTGACAGAGCTGCTGGGCTGGTTCTGCCTGGAACGTTGGAACGTGTGCTACCTGACCTCTCTGGCACACCTGATTGATGGTTTTCGGGCCTTTAGAACAGTTCTATAGGTCAGGGACAGTACCAGGCTGGGAAGGGCATGACCCGAAGAAGGCTTGTCCTGGAAGAGCTTTCTTCCCCATCCCAATTCTGCTTTTGCCTTAAACTCCTTACTgaccttttgcttttgtttcttgttggttttgcttttctttctttccttttttttacctTTAGTCATCTCTGAGATTAAGGTCTCTAGATCCGAGGAAAGAGGTCTAGGGatgtcttcccttctctctcttgcaAAGAGGCTTCTGAGGTGCCAGCTCTTGATTCTGGCTCAGCTAAATGCCATTCCTTCTTGCCTATTTAAAAATAGACCCTCCTCATTTATGCCCTAGCCGTAGGGCAGGTCAGGGATCATGGTCCCCAGGACTATGCAACGGTTCCAGCCCCCCAAACCCTTGGGCTTGACTATTGAAGGAGAGGAAGGTTGGCAGatgagagaaggggaaaaggcaATTGCTTTGACAGTCTGGTGGAGAGAGGGGAGCCCTGGGGAATTCCTGTGTAGCTGGGGGCCTGGAGGGTCATTGGGGGCTTTGGAAATAATCCCGCCTTGACCCaacaatggggctggagagcttCAAAGCTGTGGTTGTCTTCCTGTGTACTAGGAAGGAGTGGGAGACAGGGTGTCCCAGTCCCCAGCCCTGCCTGGGGCATTCTGAGTTTTGAACACTGGGCCAAGGGTGTGGGATGGCGCGGTTGAGGGCTGGAAGCAGGTTGTTTTTAGTGTGTTCTCGTTTCCCTAGGAAGTGGATTTTCCTCAGAGGAGGGGGTCTCTGGGGCAGAAGTGGCAGCTGGGACTAGAAGCCTATGAAGTGATGTTGGAGAAGACCTGTAGGCCCAGAGTTGGGGCTCCTGGCCACCCTTTTTCCTTGTACACGTCTGAATGTAGAATCCATAGGAAGGGTGTGGTCcatgcttgctttctcttcttggAGCCTCTCAGTCTTGGGGGCAGAGATGGCGGTGGCTCTATCCTTGCCCTCGTCAGTCCTCTGGTACTGCACGTGCTCAAGgtaaaagagggaaaggagaaggaaaagcccTTAAGGATCAGAGTGGGTGGGGGTTTGCCCAAGGACACACAGCTACTTCTGGATACATTCAGATCCTAGTTCCCAGCCAAACAAGTTACAACCACTGAGCTTTTGGCTGCTCCGCCTTCCCCCCTTCCCCGTCTCTCTGGATCCCCACTTCTTGATTAGATTAAGGCCTAGCTTTCcgctctcccctccctcccttcctgaggAGTGGAAGGTCTTATCTCCTAACCTAACAAGAGCTCTGGTTTCAAATGTGGCCAGAGGGTCCGCCCTCCCCTTTTACACAATATGTCATTAGAGTCTTAAAACATCTTCTAGGAAGCCCAACCCAACCCAGTCCAGGAGACAGTTACGAATCCAgcccaacacaaaatcataaacttaTTTGAAACCTTATAAGATGTTTATGCAAGTtctggaaactcagttgtgtggGTCTCCAGCTTTGAAATTTGCAGATGACAGTGTTTGTCAGAAAGGCTGGGCAAGGCTGGgtgggcttggtggcacaggtCTAATACTGGCATTTGGGGAGCAGAGTCAGACAGATCACTGAGTTTAAGGCCTCATTGCAAAGAGTGGCCTGTTCTCTGTTAGGGGCCTGTTTTGAGTAGGGGTGGGCAGTACTGGAGAGGCAGCTAGGAGACACACCTTTACACATCCATCCCTCACTCcctcacacatacaaaacagTTCCTTGGAAGGAGCAGGCTGAACATTTGCCTGGGTGCTCGCTGCTGGCGAGTCTGGATAGCATCATAGGCTCTCCTCACCCTGGTtgatcaagaaaaaaattccttttaaaaaaaaaaaagtcttgccaggcagtagtggcacatgccattaatcccagcacttgggaggcagagataggcggatttctgagttcgaggccagcctggtctacagagtgagttccaggacagccagggctacacagagaaagaaaccctgtctcaaaaaaacaaaacaaacaaacaaaaacagtgttaTGCACTTAGGTGTGGGTCTTTCAGCCCTGAAgctaaggcagaaagatcacCCAGAATTCCATGTCAAACTCACCCTAGGACCAGGTACCC
This window contains:
- the Arl4d gene encoding ADP-ribosylation factor-like protein 4D; protein product: MGNHLTEMAPTASSFLPHFQALHVVVIGLDSAGKTSLLYRLKFKEFVQSVPTKGFNTEKIRVPLGGSRGITFQVWDVGGQEKLRPLWRSYTRRTDGLVFVVDSAEIERLEEARMELHRISKASDNQGVPVLVLANKQDQPGALSAAEVEKRLAVRELAAATLTHVQGCSAVDGLGLQPGLEHLYEMILKRKKAPRSSKKRR